In Acinetobacter sp. TGL-Y2, a genomic segment contains:
- a CDS encoding TolC family outer membrane protein has product MKKTLLVTSLFILSPLSFALNLVDAYERAKNTDPNWQANVYQYQADQLNLGLAVGNLLPTVTISGNITRKNQDVNQPSGGGAGTGTGAGFNPSDLMVATSTSKQIAITARQPLFRMDAWQGYKQVKTSVQLSEVTLKLQQQQHMLKVSEAYFNVLRQQALTLTNVQEEKALLEQLNMMNAKLREGLVAKSDVSEANAQYQNARANRISTGVQLILAQEQLAQLIGPYQDKLAVLPADFQYQKPMPSSLNEWTIMAQNQNLDILQARLQLQYANDQRRVEQAAIYPQIDAVATYGQNEQSPKTIISGDGQFDQVGVEMNWNIFTGGRTQKNIQKASLNVKKTDAQLDAAIRKAKTDVKKSYLQVETDQATLQARKAAMESSALVSKASRAQYDEGLKNMVDVLLAQRNAFSTQQDYVNAQYDSVLNVLRLKAAVGQLTEQELQVINTWLVYK; this is encoded by the coding sequence ATGAAAAAAACCCTATTGGTAACCAGTTTATTCATTCTTAGTCCGCTTAGCTTTGCTTTAAATTTAGTCGATGCTTATGAACGTGCCAAAAATACAGATCCCAACTGGCAGGCCAATGTCTATCAATACCAAGCTGACCAGTTGAATTTGGGACTTGCGGTGGGCAACTTATTACCCACGGTGACCATTTCAGGCAATATTACCCGTAAAAATCAGGATGTGAATCAACCCAGTGGCGGTGGAGCAGGTACTGGGACTGGTGCTGGATTTAATCCTTCAGATTTGATGGTGGCAACATCAACCTCAAAACAAATCGCGATTACCGCACGTCAGCCCTTATTTAGAATGGATGCTTGGCAAGGGTATAAGCAAGTTAAAACTTCAGTTCAGCTCAGTGAAGTCACACTGAAACTGCAACAGCAGCAACATATGCTAAAAGTGTCTGAAGCATATTTTAATGTGCTGAGACAACAGGCACTAACGCTGACCAATGTGCAAGAAGAAAAAGCCTTACTTGAACAACTCAATATGATGAATGCCAAATTGAGAGAAGGATTGGTGGCAAAAAGTGATGTCAGTGAAGCCAATGCACAGTATCAAAATGCACGAGCCAATCGTATTTCGACGGGCGTACAACTGATTTTGGCACAAGAACAATTGGCACAGCTGATTGGACCTTATCAAGATAAATTAGCCGTTTTGCCTGCAGATTTTCAATATCAAAAACCTATGCCAAGTTCATTGAATGAATGGACCATCATGGCGCAAAATCAAAATTTGGATATTTTACAAGCCCGACTGCAACTGCAATATGCCAATGATCAGCGCCGCGTTGAGCAAGCTGCGATCTATCCGCAAATTGATGCGGTTGCTACGTATGGACAAAATGAACAGAGCCCCAAAACCATTATTTCGGGGGATGGTCAGTTCGATCAAGTCGGCGTAGAAATGAATTGGAATATTTTCACTGGGGGGCGTACTCAAAAGAACATTCAAAAAGCCAGCTTAAATGTGAAAAAAACCGATGCACAGCTCGATGCAGCCATTCGTAAAGCCAAGACCGATGTGAAAAAATCCTATCTGCAAGTGGAAACAGATCAAGCGACTTTACAAGCACGAAAAGCAGCCATGGAGTCTTCAGCTTTGGTCTCGAAAGCCTCAAGAGCCCAGTATGACGAAGGTCTAAAAAATATGGTCGATGTGTTACTTGCCCAGCGTAATGCATTTTCAACCCAGCAAGATTATGTCAATGCGCAATATGATTCTGTATTGAATGTCCTGAGATTAAAGGCCGCGGTGGGGCAGTTGACAGAGCAGGAGTTGCAAGTGATTAATACTTGGCTGGTGTATAAATAG
- the phoU gene encoding phosphate signaling complex protein PhoU, with product MSTNNPALSHHISSQFNEDLQDVHTKFMTMGGLVEQQVANAIHALLDTNVSLAIDVQFQDNTVNRYEREIDEGLTLILVRRHPAASDLRMVIAMSKANTDLERIGDEAAKIARIAQNLCEEGESPRGYMETRHIGNQVRVMIHDALDAFARVDAEQALKVLLSDADIDREYQSATRTLMTYMIEDPRHISRVLNVMWILRSLERIGDHARNISEQVIYMAKGYDVRHTSIEEIEEKVQGSTP from the coding sequence TTGAGCACCAACAATCCTGCTTTAAGCCATCACATTTCTTCTCAATTTAATGAAGATTTGCAAGATGTTCATACTAAGTTTATGACCATGGGTGGATTGGTTGAACAGCAAGTGGCGAATGCAATTCATGCACTTTTGGACACCAACGTGAGCTTGGCCATAGATGTGCAGTTTCAAGACAACACGGTTAACCGTTATGAACGTGAAATTGATGAAGGCCTGACCCTGATTTTAGTGCGTCGTCATCCTGCTGCGAGTGACTTACGTATGGTCATTGCTATGAGTAAAGCCAATACTGATTTAGAGCGTATTGGTGATGAAGCTGCTAAGATTGCACGTATTGCGCAAAACCTCTGTGAAGAAGGGGAGTCGCCACGTGGTTATATGGAAACACGTCATATTGGTAACCAAGTACGTGTCATGATTCATGACGCTTTGGATGCTTTTGCGCGGGTTGATGCAGAGCAAGCGTTAAAAGTTTTATTGTCTGATGCAGACATTGACCGTGAATATCAATCTGCAACACGTACTTTAATGACCTATATGATTGAAGATCCGCGGCATATTTCTCGAGTTCTAAACGTGATGTGGATTTTACGTTCGCTTGAACGTATTGGAGATCATGCGCGCAATATTTCTGAGCAAGTGATTTATATGGCCAAAGGATATGACGTGCGCCATACCAGCATTGAAGAAATTGAAGAAAAAGTACAAGGCAGCACTCCCTAA
- a CDS encoding oxidative damage protection protein — MSRQVFCRKYQADMEGLDFAPFPGPKGQEFFDNVSKQAWQEWLKHQTTLINEKRLNVFEPDAKKFLEEQREKFFSNDESVEMAEGWKPEA; from the coding sequence ATGTCTCGACAAGTATTTTGCCGTAAATATCAGGCTGACATGGAAGGTTTAGACTTTGCACCTTTTCCAGGGCCAAAAGGTCAGGAATTCTTTGACAACGTGTCTAAACAAGCTTGGCAAGAATGGCTCAAACACCAAACGACCCTAATCAATGAAAAGCGTTTAAACGTGTTTGAACCGGATGCAAAGAAATTTCTTGAAGAACAGCGTGAAAAATTCTTCAGCAATGATGAAAGTGTTGAAATGGCGGAAGGCTGGAAGCCAGAAGCTTAA
- the argH gene encoding argininosuccinate lyase: protein MTTSSNSSNPSPTQTSGMWGGRFSEATDAFVAEFTASVQFDQRFYKQDIAGSIAHATMLAKVGVLTTQERDDIIEGLTAIQADIESGNFEWRIDLEDVHMNIESRLTQRIGITGKKLHTGRSRNDQVATDIRLYVRDEIDAILKLLEKLQKGILSLAAKNTQTIMPGFTHLQTAQPVTFGHHLMAWFEMLVRDSERLIDCRKRVNRLPLGSAALAGTTYPIEREYTAELLGFEAVCENSLDAVSDRDFAIEFNAAASLIMMHLSRMSEEMILWTSAQFKFVNIPDRFCTGSSIMPQKKNPDVPELIRGKTGRVYGDLMSLLTLMKGQPLAYNKDNQEDKEPLFDAIDTVRGSLMAFADMIPALVPNIEIMREAALRGFSTATDLADYLVKNGVAFRDAHEIVGKAVALGVQESKDLSELTLEQLQQFSDLIQADVFEKALTLEASVNARNHIGGTAPAQVEAAITCAYTRLEKLYA from the coding sequence ATGACCACATCTTCTAATTCCTCAAATCCGTCACCAACGCAAACCTCAGGTATGTGGGGCGGTCGTTTTTCTGAAGCGACTGATGCTTTTGTTGCTGAATTTACAGCATCTGTTCAATTTGACCAACGCTTTTATAAACAAGATATTGCAGGTTCAATTGCACATGCAACCATGCTCGCAAAAGTCGGCGTACTCACGACTCAAGAACGTGATGACATTATTGAGGGTTTAACGGCCATTCAAGCCGATATCGAATCAGGCAATTTTGAGTGGCGCATTGATTTAGAAGATGTGCACATGAATATTGAGTCTCGTTTGACTCAGCGCATTGGCATTACTGGTAAAAAACTCCACACAGGTCGTAGCCGTAACGACCAAGTGGCAACCGACATCCGCTTATATGTCCGTGATGAAATTGATGCCATCTTGAAGTTACTAGAAAAGCTTCAAAAAGGGATTTTGAGCTTAGCGGCAAAAAATACTCAAACCATCATGCCCGGCTTTACTCACTTACAAACTGCGCAACCAGTGACTTTTGGTCACCATTTAATGGCATGGTTTGAAATGCTGGTACGTGATTCAGAACGCTTAATTGACTGTCGTAAGCGTGTCAACCGCTTGCCTCTTGGTTCTGCAGCACTTGCAGGTACAACTTATCCGATTGAGCGTGAATATACAGCCGAGCTTTTAGGTTTCGAAGCGGTATGTGAAAACTCACTCGATGCAGTATCTGATCGTGACTTTGCGATTGAATTCAATGCAGCGGCTTCACTCATTATGATGCACTTATCGCGCATGTCTGAAGAAATGATTTTGTGGACGTCTGCACAGTTCAAATTTGTCAACATTCCTGACCGGTTCTGTACCGGTTCTTCAATCATGCCACAAAAGAAAAATCCAGATGTACCAGAGCTCATCCGTGGTAAAACAGGTCGTGTATACGGTGACTTAATGAGTCTTTTAACACTGATGAAAGGTCAACCACTGGCATACAACAAAGATAACCAAGAAGACAAAGAACCTTTGTTTGATGCCATTGATACAGTTCGTGGCTCACTCATGGCATTTGCAGACATGATTCCTGCACTCGTACCCAATATTGAAATCATGCGCGAAGCTGCACTTCGTGGTTTTTCTACTGCAACTGACCTTGCAGATTACTTGGTAAAAAATGGTGTGGCTTTTCGTGATGCGCATGAAATCGTAGGTAAAGCTGTGGCGCTTGGCGTTCAAGAAAGTAAAGATTTGTCTGAACTGACTTTAGAGCAGCTTCAACAGTTCTCTGACTTGATTCAAGCTGACGTGTTTGAAAAAGCGTTGACCTTAGAAGCCTCTGTCAATGCTCGTAACCATATTGGTGGTACTGCACCTGCTCAAGTCGAAGCGGCCATTACATGTGCTTATACTCGCCTTGAAAAACTTTACGCTTAA